The window gtTTTTTGCTGGTATGCTGTTCTTGGATTTTGCCATTTCAACATGCCTTGTCAAAGTTGTCTACTttagtctcatctgtccaaatgaCGTGCCACATCAAAGTGGAGATGTGAGACCAAACCTAAgccatgttgtttgttttgttttatgtgagAGAAGATAGGCCTGGCAACTCTTCCAAGCAAGTCACATTTGTTCAGGttattttctaattgtactgtcatgaactttaatatttaacatgctcaCTGAGCCCCATAGAGTCTGATATATAGCTCTTAAACTTTTTACTATTTCTCTGAGCTTTACGCAGTCTGAATATGGGGTACATTTGCTGAGACACTCCTGGAAAgattggcagctgtcttgaatgttttcctcttgtgaataatctttcttacTGTAAAATTGTCAAATTGTTTTAAAAGGGCTTTATAATGCTTTCCAGATTCATGGGGGATGCAATTTGACTTGTCCTGAATCTAAAAGTTGAAATGTAACTAAATATCAAAttccaaaacaaagaaaatttgtTGTGTAAAGTTTTAACTAAATTGACAATTAtctcaaaaaataaacaattttacatttaaaacaatggCACCCACCTTTTCTAACGGACACACAAAGTGAGGCATTATTCTAATAGTTTGGCCAAAAACTAAAGTACAAGGAGAAATGGTGCAGTGAGTTACACAGTCAAACAAGGTTTTGTTAAGCAGAGATTGAGCTCCcagaaagactaaaaaaaaattaatgagcaAGGTGATGTGACAGGTGAAAAGCTGAAAAGTAGAAACAGcttgaaaaaggagaaaagcatttttgggtttttttgggttttttttggcatgtCTGTGATTTAGTTGAGAAACCTTTTAGATGGCAAAACAGTTTGACATAAAGGGCATTAGCTAAAAAATTGTAGACTTTAACTAATGCATGTTTTGTAACTTTTCCTGTAATTTTCTGTAGATGTCCGTGAAGATGATGACCACTTGCCAGCCCAATCAGACATGTCACCAGCCAAACTGTAGCACCGCACCTCCCATTCAAGATTTGGGCTTAGCAATATCCTGTTTCACAATGTTATTTGGCACCATCTCGAACCTTGCTGCACTGGGCATCCTGGCTAAGTCCCGTCTCAGATTCTGCCGCCAGTCCAAAGCGCCATTCCTAATTCTAACAGTGGCTTTGCTTTTGGCTGACCTAGGAGGTCATGTGATCCTTGGTTCCTTTGCAATGTATCTCCATATAAGTCGCAGGAACAAAATAGAGGCATTACAATCCAGCGTGACACTCTGTAATGTTTTTGGAGCAAATATGGTGTTTTTTGGCCTGTGCCCTTTGCTGTTTGGTTGTGCCATGGCAGTGGAGCGCTGTGTGGCCATCACTAAACCTTTTCGTGTTTACGTTATTACAGTGGCTCATGTGGGACGGGTCATGTTATTGCTGTCCTCTCTGGCACTTGTTCTGGCAGTTCTGCCTTTATTTATTATGGAGACTTATACAATCCAATATCCATGCACCTGGTGTTTTTTGCGTGTTACTTATCCACATTGTGATGCTGACAATTACCCGGCTTTGATTTTCTCATGTCTGGGTCTCTCTGCGCTCACCCTTTCACTGTTCAGCAACACCAAGAGTGTTGCTGCATTGATGCGGGCCAGAATGAGGACCCTAAATGCTAAAACAAATTCCACAGCCCGCTGTGCTCGTCGTGTatcatgtgcatcatcatcttcactgtttttttCATTGGACGTGGAGGTAATGGTGCAATTGGTCGTCATCACTGTCGTTTCCTGTGTCTGCTGGAGCCCTTTCCTTGTAAGTACTGCTTTgattattttaaagatttttctaGAACCATTCAGATATGctgtattttaatatttgattaaTAAGTGATACAGAATAAATAACACAAGTGAttattttctcccttttttctaCATTGTAGATTCAAATTATTGTGATGCAGTTCAAGCAAAGCAGAACCTCATATCAAGAGCAAGAGAGATTCATTCATCTGGCCCTACGTATAGCCTCCTGGAATCAGATCTTAGACCCTTGGGTTTACATCTTACTCAGGAAGACAGTGCTCTTTAGATTTTATGAACAGAGACGCACACTGACAAGAAAATAGTTCCGCAGTTTGCATTAATTATGTTACTGTATAGTCTGTATAGAGCAAATAGATACTTTCCCTTTATCCAACAAGCCTATAGCTTATTTACACAAGCAATTGGTGAATAAGAGATGGAAACGGACTTAAACTACATTTCACAACATTTAGTTAGTAGTCTGTACCGGTTCTGTCATCAATAGCAGCCACTTGCAGGGTGGACAATGGGGCGGTGTTAGTTTGGGCCAATCAAAATTGAGAAAAGCTTGACGAGCAGTGAGTTTAACAAATGGCCGAGCTACTGGAGAAGGTTAACGCCCGTGGTGGGCGGTGCTCCTGTGGCAGCGACTCTATTCAATATGGAGTACAGAAAATAGCAGCATTCAGCTGGAGTTTGACTGTTCTCGTTGACATTTGTGCCGCTCGGGTACAAATGGTACTTTTTGTCTTATAGCGAAGACGCTACTGGACTCGTTAACGTATGTTTGagatatttataaatatactttaaataaactaataaatacTTGTGCACAACTACGTTGTGAGTAGTAAAAGTGtggtaaagaaaaaagaaaactacgGATTTTCCTGAAAACGCGTCATTGTGGATCTTCTCGTCGCTCCCaacaaacagctggaggacGATTTGAATTAACGCTTGTTTTCAAAATAAGTGTGCCCACCGGCGGGGTTATCGGGTGAAAGGTCACTGGTACTTCTGTCTAACTGACCTGTAGGTAAGTTGTGCCTTTTAAGTTTTAGTAAACATTGGTTTCCTAAATTGTGTCTGTCTGTATAGACTGCTTAAGTTTTAGCCAAATTCCCTGTAAAAACTTAATATCCGCTTAGGActgtactgtgttttttttttttttttttttccctccaagtTATAAACTGTAAAAGCTCCCCGTGTACACTAGTGTGTAGCTGCTTGTGTGTATCAACCCCGCAACTGTAGTACTTTAAGCCTCCTGAGTGGAGTTCATGTAGGCTTTAGCTCAAGCCAGTTCTTTTTGTTTAAAGCCCCGTGTTTCTCCTTTTACACTGTGACAAGAATGCACAATGCAGCGAGTGTTTCAGCCTCTCTGGGGTCC is drawn from Archocentrus centrarchus isolate MPI-CPG fArcCen1 chromosome 8, fArcCen1, whole genome shotgun sequence and contains these coding sequences:
- the ptger1c gene encoding prostaglandin E receptor 1c (subtype EP1), which translates into the protein MSVKMMTTCQPNQTCHQPNCSTAPPIQDLGLAISCFTMLFGTISNLAALGILAKSRLRFCRQSKAPFLILTVALLLADLGGHVILGSFAMYLHISRRNKIEALQSSVTLCNVFGANMVFFGLCPLLFGCAMAVERCVAITKPFRVYVITVAHVGRVMLLLSSLALVLAVLPLFIMETYTIQYPCTWCFLRVTYPHCDADNYPALIFSCLGLSALTLSLFSNTKSVAALMRARMRTLNAKTNSTARCARRVSCASSSSLFFSLDVEVMVQLVVITVVSCVCWSPFLIQIIVMQFKQSRTSYQEQERFIHLALRIASWNQILDPWVYILLRKTVLFRFYEQRRTLTRK